The Christiangramia salexigens genome includes the window AGGAACTCAGTTATCTGTATTCCTGCACGGTGAGGGGCGAGAGATCTTTAAATATCTCATGGATAACGGCGTGATCACAGACTGGAGAGAACCTAATGTTATAAGGTTGGCTCCGGCTCCCTTTTATTGCTCTTATGAAAATATGTATGAATTCGGGCAAATATTAAAAACCGGAATTCTGAATAAAAAGAAATAAAAAAGGAGGCTTAGCCTCCTTTTTTTGTTACCTCCGATTATTTTTGAACGGAAATATCTGAAAAATATAGTTCAAAACTACCATCTTCAGATTTATGGGTTTTTGAGATCTTTACTCCGTTGAAATCTTCATAGTCTTCCCAGGTTGTGGCCATTTGTCTGTTTCCTCCTGCAGCTTTATAAACCCATTCCTGGATCATGAAATCTTCATTGTAATAGATATCATAGCTGTCTCCCGGAGTATAACCGCCTTGTGAAGGATAACTCACTGTTATCATTTTCATCTCATTTCCGCTGATTGGCGCTTTCATGGTTTTCTCATCGCTAAAATTAGCATCAGACCATTTTAACTGATAAGGAAATAATAACCAGTAGCTATCATTTATAAATTTTTGATCCAGTAATTGTTTGTTTGCAGCAATGCTATCTGTTCTGGTGTAGGTCATCGTGCTGTCTTTTTCAGTAAGGCTGATCTTTTCATTATTGGTATTCCAACTCCAGGCTCTGCTGGTTCGCAGCGTATCATTAACCTTCACATTAAAAGTGAATTTAATCTGACTGATACTATCAAATTGCTTAATACCATTAGCAATGGCTATCTTTTCCTGAACTTGCAATTCTGCTTCTTCTGTGGCTTTTTCGGATTTTGTGTTCTGATCCTTACATGATAGAAAACTGATTGATATAAAACTAAGGAGTAATAATTTTTTCATAGTTAACGTGCTTTACTAGGATATTCCTGATATATATTAACATACGAAATTAAGCATTTGTTTGCTGGAATTGGGTATAACAAATCCTAAGCTTGGTCAAGCCTAACTAATTTGTAATGCCAGGGGTACGTAAAACATACCTGTTTTCTTTTAGCTCCCACAACATAAAATGAGCTACCGATGCCCTGGATATGAATTTTGTTAGAATAAAACTTCCTGCATCCACCCCATGGTAATAGTTCGTTCGCAATTTACCGTTGGTTAATTGCCCGGGTCTAATAATGGTCCAGTCCAGTTGACTTTCTATAATAAGCCTCTCCTGAAGCTCTTTATCTTTAAAATAAAACCAGAGAATAACTGGGATAGTAAAAAGTGTGTAATAAAGTCCTAGCTTATACCTGCTATCATTTATTCCTAAGGAAGTAATACAAATAAGCCGCTTTATTTGATTCTTTTCCATGGCCTGAATGATGTTCCTTGTGCCTTGAGATAAAATTCGGGTTTTTATAAAAAACCGTTTATGCCCCAGCGCTGAAAGAACAGCATCCCGGTCTTTAAAGGCCTCCCCGAAACTTTCGGGTTTTAGAATATTGCCTTTAAAAATCTTTAAGGCCGGGTGTGAGAGTTTGATCCTGGAAGGTTTGCGCACTAAGACGTTAAGCTCGTGGCCTTCAGCTAAAGCTTGTTT containing:
- a CDS encoding NAD(P)-dependent oxidoreductase; its protein translation is MRILIIGGTGKTGKELIKQALAEGHELNVLVRKPSRIKLSHPALKIFKGNILKPESFGEAFKDRDAVLSALGHKRFFIKTRILSQGTRNIIQAMEKNQIKRLICITSLGINDSRYKLGLYYTLFTIPVILWFYFKDKELQERLIIESQLDWTIIRPGQLTNGKLRTNYYHGVDAGSFILTKFISRASVAHFMLWELKENRYVLRTPGITN